The proteins below are encoded in one region of Acidithiobacillus ferrooxidans ATCC 23270:
- a CDS encoding aldo/keto reductase produces the protein MNAAENGLIPGAANSAGTKAYVARFAGTLADEHFSDFLNTRIKLSSLGVGTFPGGVDDVTDVAVAAIVARALQSGINVVDTGANYRLGRAGRAVGVGIAKAIAAGIQREEFFVVGKGGFLTFPDGRPEDPLTFFREEVAAKGLGKEEDLAQGVHCLSPEYIAWQLDTLRAQTGLGTLDVFLVDQPEVHIPLIGKEQMYRKLTDVFTMLEAAVQANKIRYYGISTFNACRVETDNTLFQSLTSLIGLAEKAAGQGNRHHLRVVQLPFNALMPEAYTRFSQVTGQGNIGSTIQAAFQLKLTIMASHPLGKGLLAREEVPSLQEAMPELADAAQRAIQFVRSTPGIGVTLVGLSTPLHLPDFLAVARQLPLSKERYLAMFEKEQ, from the coding sequence GTGAATGCTGCGGAAAATGGACTGATTCCGGGGGCCGCCAACAGTGCGGGTACCAAAGCCTATGTGGCGCGCTTCGCCGGGACTCTCGCTGACGAACACTTCAGTGACTTTTTGAACACCCGCATCAAGCTATCCTCCCTGGGCGTCGGTACCTTCCCCGGTGGCGTGGACGACGTGACGGATGTCGCGGTGGCGGCCATTGTGGCGCGGGCCTTGCAGTCGGGCATCAACGTCGTCGACACGGGTGCCAACTACCGCCTCGGGCGGGCCGGGCGGGCGGTAGGTGTAGGTATCGCAAAGGCGATAGCGGCAGGTATCCAGCGTGAGGAGTTTTTCGTGGTTGGCAAGGGGGGCTTTCTGACCTTCCCCGACGGACGGCCAGAGGATCCGCTGACATTCTTCCGTGAGGAGGTGGCGGCCAAGGGGCTGGGTAAAGAGGAGGACCTGGCCCAGGGGGTCCACTGTCTGAGCCCCGAATATATTGCCTGGCAACTGGATACGTTGCGCGCGCAAACCGGTCTGGGAACCCTGGATGTGTTTCTGGTGGATCAGCCGGAGGTGCATATCCCTTTGATCGGCAAAGAACAGATGTATCGCAAACTGACTGATGTGTTCACTATGCTCGAAGCGGCGGTGCAGGCCAACAAGATTCGCTACTACGGCATTTCCACCTTCAATGCCTGCCGGGTAGAGACGGATAATACCCTGTTCCAGTCTCTGACCAGCCTCATCGGACTGGCGGAGAAGGCGGCGGGGCAGGGAAACCGCCATCATCTGCGGGTAGTGCAGTTGCCTTTCAACGCGCTGATGCCGGAGGCCTACACCCGTTTCAGTCAGGTCACGGGGCAGGGCAACATCGGCTCCACCATCCAGGCGGCTTTCCAGCTCAAGCTGACCATCATGGCCAGCCACCCCCTTGGTAAAGGTCTGCTGGCGCGGGAAGAGGTGCCGTCCCTGCAGGAAGCCATGCCGGAATTGGCCGATGCCGCGCAGCGCGCCATTCAGTTTGTGCGCTCCACGCCCGGCATAGGTGTCACTCTGGTGGGGCTCAGTACCCCGCTGCATCTCCCTGATTTCCTGGCGGTGGCCAGACAGCTTCCGCTTTCCAAGGAACGTTATCTGGCCATGTTTGAAAAGGAGCAGTAG
- a CDS encoding FeoC-like transcriptional regulator, which produces MKPLFAVREVLQKQGMASASQIAAELKLSVGLVEDMLMYWRRRDMVEQVSVGAREGCGRSCKSGACGSCGNTMTSSVQAYRWCDGNLLVEKLPCKGKME; this is translated from the coding sequence ATGAAACCGTTATTCGCAGTTCGGGAGGTGCTGCAGAAACAAGGCATGGCCAGCGCCAGTCAGATAGCTGCGGAATTGAAGCTCTCGGTCGGACTGGTCGAGGACATGCTGATGTACTGGCGGCGGCGCGACATGGTAGAGCAAGTATCGGTGGGCGCCCGGGAAGGTTGTGGCCGTAGTTGCAAATCAGGCGCCTGCGGCAGTTGTGGCAACACCATGACGTCTTCTGTTCAGGCCTACCGCTGGTGCGACGGAAATCTCCTCGTGGAAAAGCTTCCATGCAAAGGGAAGATGGAATAG
- a CDS encoding acetoin utilization protein AcuC codes for MLRPQIAATRPAVFVGAARYRRASYGSNHPLAIPRVSLTLDLINSYGAMAPEEYRQGRPASHRELFGFHTKEYIQAFERAQFRGGVQDSDRQRYQLGTLENPYFPGFFDTPSLATGSSVLAAEAVLEGVTAFSPAGGMHHAAPGQARGFCYLNDPVLAIQRLRRAGLRVLYWDMDAHHGDGVEAAFVEDPDTLTASLHMDTDYAYPFLGGKLTDWPGLAVNLPLPKEVNDSEYALAFAELWPRVLQRFSPDVVVLQAGTDILAPDPLSKFRVSNGLFWQVVRQITAESPRLLALGGGGYHPVALARCWAGLWAILSGRSLPAELPASGQALLQAVEWELDDEDAPDYRQQFLSLEDAARPGPVRAELRERLDFLLHHHPLFANRSNAA; via the coding sequence ATGCTGCGCCCACAGATCGCCGCGACCCGCCCAGCGGTTTTCGTCGGGGCGGCGCGTTACCGGCGGGCGAGTTATGGGAGTAACCATCCCCTGGCGATTCCGCGGGTCTCCCTGACCCTGGACCTCATCAACAGTTACGGGGCCATGGCGCCGGAAGAATACCGGCAGGGCCGCCCGGCGAGCCATCGGGAACTCTTCGGCTTTCATACGAAAGAGTACATACAGGCCTTTGAGCGGGCGCAGTTTCGTGGTGGTGTACAGGATAGCGATCGTCAGCGTTATCAGTTGGGTACGCTGGAGAATCCCTATTTCCCCGGTTTTTTCGACACGCCCTCCCTGGCTACCGGTTCCAGCGTGCTCGCGGCGGAAGCCGTGCTAGAAGGCGTAACTGCCTTCAGCCCCGCGGGCGGAATGCACCATGCCGCACCGGGTCAGGCGCGCGGCTTCTGCTACCTCAACGATCCGGTGCTCGCCATTCAGCGTCTGCGCCGCGCCGGTCTGCGGGTGCTGTACTGGGACATGGATGCCCACCACGGTGACGGGGTGGAGGCGGCCTTTGTGGAGGATCCGGACACGCTGACGGCCTCCCTGCACATGGATACGGACTACGCCTATCCCTTTCTGGGCGGCAAGCTCACCGACTGGCCGGGGCTGGCGGTTAATCTGCCTTTGCCCAAAGAGGTGAATGACAGTGAATATGCGCTGGCTTTTGCGGAGTTATGGCCTCGTGTCTTGCAGCGTTTCAGCCCAGATGTCGTCGTTCTGCAGGCGGGCACCGATATCCTCGCACCGGATCCTTTGAGCAAGTTTCGGGTCTCCAACGGCTTATTCTGGCAAGTCGTGCGCCAGATCACGGCGGAAAGCCCGCGTCTGCTGGCCCTGGGCGGGGGTGGTTATCATCCCGTTGCTTTGGCGCGCTGCTGGGCCGGTCTCTGGGCGATTCTCAGCGGTCGCTCGTTACCCGCAGAATTGCCCGCATCCGGGCAAGCATTGCTCCAGGCGGTCGAATGGGAACTGGACGATGAGGATGCGCCAGACTATCGTCAGCAGTTCCTGAGTCTGGAAGATGCGGCCCGGCCCGGCCCGGTGCGTGCCGAGTTGCGTGAACGCCTGGATTTTTTGCTGCACCACCATCCCCTCTTTGCCAACAGGAGTAACGCTGCGTGA
- a CDS encoding gamma-glutamyl-gamma-aminobutyrate hydrolase family protein: MDDTHPSAPPVIALSAYERNGEAFSLAPQYAAAVCQAGGLPVLFPPQCPEAQVILSRCDALVLTGGGDISPDFYGAPCGNSTHAVHRDRDAAEIALAREAIARGIPVLGICRGLQIINVALGGDLLQDLPTSIGTRICHRNAEHDPVLHEVIVLPDTLLRGIVGQDTLEISSWHHQAIANMAPALRINAIAEDGVIEAVDMPDNPDVFAVQWHPEHTAAGDPHQQALFAWLVQRAARRVARWTGHGATKN, translated from the coding sequence GTGGATGATACCCACCCCTCAGCACCACCCGTTATCGCACTGAGTGCCTATGAGCGCAACGGGGAGGCCTTTTCCCTCGCCCCTCAATATGCCGCCGCCGTTTGTCAGGCGGGTGGGTTGCCCGTCCTCTTTCCGCCTCAGTGCCCCGAAGCCCAGGTCATCCTGTCGCGCTGTGACGCACTCGTGCTTACCGGCGGCGGCGACATCTCTCCCGATTTTTATGGCGCGCCGTGCGGCAACAGCACCCACGCCGTACACCGGGATCGCGATGCCGCCGAGATCGCTCTGGCGCGGGAAGCCATCGCCCGGGGTATCCCGGTACTCGGCATCTGCCGCGGCCTGCAGATCATCAACGTGGCGCTGGGCGGCGACCTGCTCCAGGACCTGCCCACCAGCATCGGCACTCGCATCTGCCATCGCAACGCCGAACATGACCCCGTCCTGCATGAGGTCATCGTCCTGCCGGACACGTTGCTGAGAGGCATCGTCGGGCAGGATACCCTGGAGATATCCTCCTGGCACCACCAGGCCATCGCGAATATGGCCCCCGCGCTACGCATCAACGCCATCGCCGAAGATGGTGTCATTGAAGCCGTGGACATGCCCGACAATCCGGACGTCTTCGCCGTCCAGTGGCACCCGGAACATACCGCCGCCGGTGACCCGCACCAACAGGCCCTGTTTGCCTGGCTGGTACAGCGCGCCGCTCGGCGCGTGGCGCGCTGGACGGGACACGGCGCGACAAAAAATTAG
- a CDS encoding VTT domain-containing protein — protein MPDIHHLVRILLHFDQYLTILLQEYGAWVYALLFLILFAETGLVIMPVLPGDSMLFICGTLAGVGVMSAPGLLGLLVTAAVLGDAVNYAVGRRWGVHLFGGRLLNVRHLDTTRRFYVRHGGKTVIIARFLPVIRTFAPFVAGIAAMPYRRFLGFNLTGAILWVGGLLGAGYFLGRFPWVKSHLSMVLVAIIVVSLIPAALAWLQQRLQPAGTPSR, from the coding sequence ATGCCGGACATTCATCACCTCGTGCGGATCCTGCTGCATTTCGACCAATACCTGACCATCCTTCTTCAGGAATACGGGGCGTGGGTCTATGCCCTGTTGTTCCTGATCCTCTTTGCGGAAACGGGGCTGGTGATCATGCCGGTCCTGCCGGGCGACTCCATGCTTTTTATCTGCGGCACGCTTGCCGGGGTGGGCGTCATGAGCGCACCCGGGCTGCTGGGTCTGCTGGTGACGGCCGCGGTGCTGGGTGATGCGGTGAATTACGCGGTGGGCCGCCGTTGGGGTGTCCACCTCTTTGGTGGGCGCCTGCTCAATGTCCGGCACCTGGATACGACCCGGCGCTTCTATGTGCGACACGGCGGAAAAACCGTGATCATTGCCCGCTTTTTGCCGGTTATCCGAACCTTCGCGCCCTTTGTGGCCGGTATTGCCGCCATGCCCTATCGCCGCTTCCTGGGCTTCAATCTGACAGGAGCGATCCTGTGGGTGGGGGGCTTGCTGGGTGCGGGATATTTTCTCGGGCGCTTTCCTTGGGTCAAAAGCCACCTGAGTATGGTGCTTGTCGCCATCATCGTGGTTTCGCTGATTCCCGCCGCGCTGGCATGGCTGCAGCAGCGTTTGCAGCCTGCCGGGACCCCTTCCCGCTAA
- the aguB gene encoding N-carbamoylputrescine amidase gives MAAIQMAVGEDEAANIANALQQVSVAADAGARIILLQELFSTPYFCKDQNPDFLTLAQPRDSHPALLAMQKLARQREIVIPVSFFERANNAFFNSLVVFDADGSDLGLYRKAHIPDGPGYQEKFYFSPGDTGFRVFDSRYGRLGVAICWDQWFPEAARVMALRGAEILLYPTAIGSEPQAPEIHSRGHWTRVMQGHAAANLIPVVAANRVGREIGRESEITFYGGSFISDATGALIAHAGQEETILYADLDLQALAAQRLEWGLFRDRRPELYAPILTLDGNPHRG, from the coding sequence GTGGCAGCCATTCAGATGGCCGTTGGCGAAGACGAGGCCGCGAATATTGCAAATGCGCTACAGCAGGTCAGCGTAGCGGCCGATGCCGGAGCGAGGATCATCCTCCTCCAGGAACTCTTCAGCACGCCGTACTTCTGCAAAGATCAGAATCCCGATTTCCTGACCCTGGCGCAGCCCCGCGACAGCCACCCCGCCCTGCTCGCCATGCAAAAGCTGGCGCGGCAACGCGAGATCGTGATCCCAGTCAGTTTTTTTGAGCGCGCCAATAACGCCTTCTTCAACAGTTTGGTGGTTTTTGACGCCGACGGCAGCGATCTCGGGCTTTATCGCAAGGCGCATATTCCGGACGGCCCCGGCTATCAGGAAAAGTTTTATTTCAGCCCGGGCGACACCGGGTTCCGCGTGTTCGACAGCCGCTACGGACGCCTCGGCGTCGCCATCTGCTGGGACCAGTGGTTCCCGGAAGCGGCGCGGGTGATGGCCCTGCGGGGCGCCGAAATACTGCTCTACCCCACTGCCATCGGTTCCGAGCCTCAGGCACCGGAAATCCACAGTCGCGGGCACTGGACCCGGGTCATGCAGGGCCATGCCGCCGCCAACCTGATCCCCGTCGTGGCTGCCAATCGGGTGGGACGGGAAATCGGCCGGGAAAGCGAGATCACCTTCTATGGCGGTTCCTTCATCAGCGACGCGACCGGCGCACTCATCGCCCATGCCGGTCAGGAAGAAACCATCCTCTACGCCGATCTGGACCTGCAAGCCCTCGCTGCCCAGCGGCTGGAGTGGGGGCTCTTCCGGGATCGCCGCCCGGAACTCTATGCGCCCATCCTGACTTTGGACGGAAATCCGCACCGTGGATGA
- a CDS encoding carbohydrate porin: protein MPRLFHPATAVLIICAGTFGPFSGIWAAENPATRGNGPIPDTTGLSPKYLPAYRHLIDGISWAGHADSELFSNLSGGIRRGSEGNLAGQIGGEYDTEKAGLWKGGKFSLSLMGIYSSKVQQNYSGDIQTASNIWAPDAIRFYDAAFRQRWTDWLNTRVGYMDVNYYFDVTANALQLINSSFGITPTMTVNVPGTATYPYSGLGFLVGIHNEHLSSKVAVFQGDPQHQTSAFDRGYMALWEGGLHWGKKDDEDLEDNTDNYGRYILKIGGWHYQQSNPDLYGLSPTTSGIYAVAEGNWDLSGERELGAFIQMGGAPQNFNPVPWYLGIGLRLGHPFASRPDDSLSVGMAKAWLRSGPVADALGVKPADIRGAETSYELTYVAKLTEHVSLQPDLQYIQHPNGYYPDSTVGLLRVHVEFF from the coding sequence ATGCCCCGTCTTTTTCATCCGGCCACTGCCGTGCTCATCATCTGCGCTGGCACTTTCGGGCCATTTTCCGGTATCTGGGCGGCGGAGAATCCAGCGACCCGGGGAAACGGCCCTATCCCCGATACAACCGGCCTTTCTCCCAAATATTTGCCCGCTTACCGTCATCTGATAGACGGTATCTCCTGGGCTGGGCATGCCGACAGTGAGCTATTTTCCAACCTCAGCGGCGGCATTCGCCGGGGCAGCGAGGGCAACCTTGCCGGCCAGATTGGTGGCGAGTACGACACCGAGAAGGCCGGTCTCTGGAAGGGCGGCAAATTTAGCCTCTCCCTCATGGGCATTTATAGCAGCAAAGTCCAGCAAAATTATAGCGGCGACATCCAGACGGCCAGCAACATCTGGGCACCTGACGCGATTCGTTTTTACGATGCCGCCTTTCGCCAACGCTGGACGGACTGGCTCAACACCCGTGTCGGTTACATGGATGTGAATTATTACTTCGACGTCACTGCCAATGCCTTGCAGCTCATCAACAGCTCCTTTGGCATAACGCCGACCATGACCGTCAATGTCCCGGGTACCGCCACCTATCCTTATTCGGGCCTAGGGTTCCTGGTGGGCATCCATAACGAGCACCTGAGCAGCAAGGTTGCAGTATTTCAGGGCGACCCACAGCACCAGACCTCCGCCTTCGATCGCGGCTACATGGCGTTGTGGGAAGGTGGCCTGCACTGGGGCAAAAAAGATGACGAGGATCTGGAGGACAATACCGACAATTACGGCAGGTATATACTCAAAATAGGTGGTTGGCATTATCAACAATCCAACCCTGACCTCTACGGGCTTTCCCCGACCACCTCCGGCATCTATGCCGTGGCCGAGGGCAATTGGGATCTATCTGGAGAACGGGAACTGGGCGCTTTTATCCAGATGGGCGGTGCGCCGCAGAACTTCAATCCAGTACCTTGGTATCTGGGCATCGGTTTGCGCCTGGGCCATCCCTTCGCCAGTCGGCCGGATGACAGCCTGTCCGTGGGCATGGCTAAGGCATGGCTACGCTCCGGACCCGTGGCGGATGCCCTGGGTGTGAAGCCCGCGGATATCCGCGGCGCGGAAACGTCCTATGAATTGACCTACGTGGCGAAACTTACGGAGCATGTCAGTCTGCAGCCGGACCTTCAGTATATTCAGCACCCCAATGGCTATTATCCGGATAGCACCGTTGGCCTTCTGCGCGTACATGTTGAATTCTTCTGA
- the feoB gene encoding Fe(2+) transporter permease subunit FeoB — protein sequence MSDCHGTPQRNPGSARLPVIALAGNPNCGKTTLFNLLTGAHQHVGNWPGVTVERRSGTMTLGRRKISVVDLPGIYSLMGGGGEDQRVARDFLLDSDIELIVNIVDASNLERHMALTAELLETGRPMVLVLNMVDEAEAHGLQVRSHELSAAMGIPVIPTVARKARSRISLMEALTQALDHPALGNMLDYGQLIEAALTALGTLLPGDPPAHRRFTALCLLEGNIDPADPKTQHALRQISSELAGTSDETPADLIMDRRFAWAQEMATIALHRQGPAGLRQKITDRLDRVVLNDWLGVPVFLAVLYLVFVVSFSGGNVFLDFFDQASAALLIHGVGHVLLGAGLPTWLVSIIAGGIGGGLNLVISFIPPIGLTFLFLAFLDDSGYMARAAYAMDRLMRRMSLPGNALVPMVIGFGCNVPAIMGSRIIEDPRGRILTVLMQPFMSCSARLTIYMAFAVVFFRSNGGQVVFALYVLGIIVALLTAWLLGKTALRGEVLPFVMELPPYRLPSFRSVFLQAWQRLKVFIFRVGRVIAVIGVVLFILPGIGWTDRGLRSTDIDHSLLAQGSRALVPIFEPMGIHQDNWPAISGLIAGAAAKEIVIGTLNGIYQRQNAADLMADYRDPDIAGQLLGAIKTIPANAVTFFTTLDDPLGLSAMDSTGTAEQASGAESATLQAIAAGFTPLSAFAYLVFVLLYVPCASTMGALRREVGWGWMSFSLLYGTGLAWSASTVIYQSGTFAKHPGYSAAWIAGVLAAFALLVVGLRLYGQRSDALSKPSQHRRASA from the coding sequence ATGAGCGACTGTCATGGAACACCACAGCGTAACCCGGGGTCGGCCAGGTTGCCGGTCATCGCCCTGGCGGGTAACCCGAATTGCGGCAAAACCACCCTTTTCAATCTGCTGACCGGCGCTCATCAGCATGTGGGCAACTGGCCCGGCGTCACTGTGGAGCGGCGCAGCGGCACTATGACCCTGGGCCGCCGCAAAATCTCGGTGGTAGACCTTCCCGGTATCTACAGTCTGATGGGGGGTGGCGGAGAAGATCAGCGGGTGGCGCGCGATTTCCTATTGGATAGTGATATCGAACTGATCGTCAATATCGTCGACGCCTCCAATCTGGAGCGGCACATGGCGCTGACCGCCGAGCTTCTGGAAACAGGGCGCCCGATGGTTCTGGTCCTGAACATGGTCGACGAGGCGGAAGCCCACGGTCTGCAGGTACGCAGCCATGAACTCTCGGCAGCCATGGGTATTCCGGTCATCCCCACGGTAGCCCGGAAAGCCAGGAGCCGCATCAGCCTGATGGAGGCCCTGACCCAGGCACTGGATCACCCCGCCCTGGGAAACATGCTCGATTATGGCCAGCTTATCGAAGCGGCACTCACCGCTCTCGGCACCCTGCTGCCCGGTGACCCACCCGCTCACCGGCGCTTTACCGCTCTGTGCCTGCTGGAAGGGAACATCGACCCGGCCGACCCAAAAACGCAGCATGCCCTGCGACAGATCAGCAGCGAACTCGCAGGAACGAGCGATGAAACCCCTGCCGACCTGATCATGGACCGGCGCTTCGCCTGGGCGCAGGAAATGGCGACCATTGCGTTGCACCGCCAGGGTCCGGCCGGGCTCCGTCAAAAAATCACCGACCGACTGGATCGGGTGGTATTGAACGACTGGCTGGGCGTACCGGTTTTTCTGGCGGTACTGTATCTGGTTTTCGTCGTCAGCTTCAGTGGCGGCAATGTCTTCCTGGACTTCTTCGATCAGGCCTCGGCAGCACTGCTGATCCATGGCGTCGGTCACGTGCTGCTCGGCGCCGGGCTGCCCACCTGGCTGGTCTCCATCATCGCCGGTGGTATCGGCGGCGGGCTGAATCTGGTGATTTCCTTCATCCCACCCATCGGCCTCACTTTTCTCTTTCTCGCCTTTCTGGACGATTCGGGCTACATGGCCCGCGCCGCCTACGCCATGGACCGCCTGATGCGCCGTATGAGCTTACCCGGCAATGCCCTGGTGCCCATGGTCATCGGCTTCGGCTGCAATGTACCCGCCATCATGGGCTCGCGCATCATCGAAGACCCGCGGGGGCGCATTCTGACCGTGCTGATGCAGCCCTTCATGTCCTGCTCCGCACGCCTGACCATTTACATGGCCTTTGCCGTCGTGTTTTTCCGCAGCAACGGCGGCCAGGTGGTCTTTGCCCTCTATGTGCTGGGGATCATCGTTGCTCTACTGACGGCGTGGCTACTTGGCAAAACCGCCCTGCGCGGCGAGGTGCTGCCCTTCGTCATGGAACTGCCACCCTATCGCCTGCCCAGCTTCCGCAGCGTGTTTCTCCAGGCCTGGCAGCGCCTGAAGGTGTTTATCTTCCGGGTGGGTCGGGTGATTGCGGTCATCGGCGTCGTGCTCTTTATTCTCCCTGGCATCGGCTGGACGGATCGCGGTCTGCGCAGCACCGACATCGACCATTCCCTGCTAGCCCAGGGTAGCCGCGCGCTGGTCCCGATTTTTGAACCCATGGGCATTCATCAAGACAACTGGCCCGCCATTTCCGGCCTGATTGCCGGAGCGGCCGCCAAGGAGATCGTGATCGGCACCCTCAACGGCATTTATCAGCGGCAGAATGCAGCCGACCTGATGGCGGACTACCGCGATCCCGACATCGCCGGGCAACTCCTGGGCGCGATCAAAACCATCCCCGCCAACGCGGTTACTTTTTTTACCACACTGGATGATCCGCTCGGCCTCTCGGCCATGGACTCCACGGGTACCGCCGAACAGGCCTCCGGTGCCGAAAGCGCCACCCTGCAAGCCATTGCGGCCGGATTCACCCCCCTCTCCGCCTTTGCTTATCTGGTCTTTGTGCTGCTTTATGTACCCTGCGCCAGCACCATGGGGGCACTGCGCCGGGAAGTCGGATGGGGATGGATGAGCTTCTCCCTGCTTTATGGCACCGGCCTGGCCTGGAGCGCCAGCACGGTGATTTACCAGTCGGGTACCTTCGCCAAACATCCCGGCTATTCTGCGGCATGGATCGCGGGAGTATTGGCGGCTTTTGCCTTGCTGGTTGTCGGTCTGCGGCTTTATGGACAACGCAGCGACGCCCTATCCAAGCCATCTCAGCACCGAAGGGCGTCGGCATGA
- a CDS encoding LysR family transcriptional regulator, with product MADRRLQVFHTVARLLSFTKAADTLHMTQPAVTFQVKQLEEQFNTRLFDRTHNRISLTEAGMVVYDYSERIISLYGEMSNRVGEMTGDLRGHLFIGASTTIAEYMLPRVLGDFKMKYPDVQVRMYVGNTDKIVHMIEDNSIDLGLVEGLVTNKSLATLKCCMDSMIVIAHPDHVLGTHESVTPQELLDYPFVSREEGSGTREVTMEYLNQVGVDANDLNITMELGSPEAVKGAVEGGLGVAVVSEATVLKELALGTLLARPLDPPLARPYSFVYQKQKFRSLVMDEFLEFAKDRCSRDMLSVPVRREV from the coding sequence ATGGCAGACAGGCGTTTACAGGTTTTTCACACGGTGGCAAGGCTGCTCAGCTTTACCAAGGCCGCGGATACGCTGCATATGACCCAGCCGGCGGTGACCTTCCAGGTCAAGCAGCTGGAAGAACAGTTCAACACGCGCTTGTTTGACCGCACCCATAATCGCATCAGCCTCACCGAGGCCGGTATGGTGGTTTATGATTACTCTGAGCGCATCATCTCGCTTTATGGCGAAATGTCCAATCGGGTGGGGGAAATGACGGGCGATCTGCGCGGGCATCTGTTCATTGGTGCCAGCACGACCATTGCCGAATACATGCTGCCGCGGGTGCTGGGTGACTTCAAAATGAAGTATCCCGATGTGCAGGTGCGTATGTATGTGGGTAATACGGATAAAATCGTCCACATGATCGAGGATAACAGTATCGATCTGGGGCTGGTGGAAGGTCTGGTAACCAACAAGAGCCTCGCCACCCTCAAGTGTTGCATGGACTCCATGATTGTGATTGCCCATCCCGACCATGTCCTGGGCACTCACGAAAGTGTGACGCCGCAGGAATTGCTGGATTATCCCTTCGTGTCCCGTGAAGAAGGATCGGGCACCCGTGAGGTGACCATGGAGTACCTGAATCAGGTCGGCGTGGATGCCAACGATCTCAATATCACCATGGAGCTGGGCAGCCCGGAAGCCGTCAAGGGCGCCGTGGAAGGCGGGCTGGGGGTGGCGGTCGTTTCTGAGGCGACTGTCCTCAAGGAGCTGGCGTTGGGGACTTTGCTGGCCCGCCCGCTGGATCCGCCGCTGGCCCGTCCTTATTCCTTCGTCTATCAAAAGCAGAAATTCCGCAGTCTGGTGATGGATGAATTTCTGGAGTTCGCCAAGGATCGCTGTAGCAGGGACATGCTGTCGGTGCCGGTACGTCGGGAGGTTTGA
- a CDS encoding type 1 glutamine amidotransferase → MKHFAVVQHSYSEFLGIVESQLEKRDIGFSYFRVFLSGELPGNALTFDALFLLGGPMSPLESDRYTWLTQELNTIAIFRKAKRPVVGFGLGALLLAQYEGAELHPEPYHNAYFTTAHATEAGRDDPLAQAVDGARVMVWSPGTATLPEDIKPLVVDDDGRWIAFRAEDGVVGLLFRPEMKPGLIEDILMEEGRETPGNIGELLEQARALWPEMQKTTDRVIIAMVRELSLMTEKRKPRVFSLKVDTGADV, encoded by the coding sequence ATGAAGCATTTCGCTGTCGTGCAGCACAGTTACTCGGAGTTCCTGGGCATCGTGGAGAGTCAACTGGAGAAACGCGACATCGGTTTCAGTTACTTTCGGGTTTTTCTCAGTGGCGAACTGCCGGGCAATGCCCTGACCTTTGATGCATTGTTCCTGTTGGGTGGACCGATGTCCCCCCTGGAGTCGGACCGATACACATGGCTGACCCAGGAGCTCAATACCATCGCTATTTTTCGCAAGGCGAAGCGGCCGGTGGTCGGCTTCGGTCTGGGCGCGTTGTTGCTGGCACAGTACGAAGGGGCGGAACTGCATCCAGAGCCTTACCATAACGCCTATTTCACCACGGCACATGCTACGGAGGCAGGCCGTGACGACCCGTTGGCGCAGGCGGTGGACGGGGCCCGAGTCATGGTCTGGTCTCCGGGGACGGCGACCTTGCCGGAAGACATCAAGCCGCTGGTGGTGGATGATGACGGCCGCTGGATTGCCTTCCGCGCGGAGGACGGGGTTGTGGGACTGCTGTTCCGGCCGGAGATGAAGCCGGGGTTGATTGAAGACATCCTCATGGAAGAAGGCCGCGAAACCCCCGGGAATATCGGTGAACTTCTGGAACAGGCGCGGGCGTTGTGGCCGGAGATGCAGAAAACCACGGACCGGGTCATCATCGCCATGGTCCGCGAGTTGTCCCTCATGACCGAGAAGCGCAAGCCACGGGTGTTTTCTCTCAAGGTGGATACCGGAGCGGATGTATGA
- a CDS encoding FeoA family protein, producing the protein MNSSIISPPEPLFIGDLRPGDHARVLEITGGKIMQQRLGMLGIRRDTLVRVVHGPGKRGAVLQVGGARVALGWGVIQRVRVAIIPTESPHTGEKT; encoded by the coding sequence ATGAATTCATCTATTATTTCCCCACCCGAGCCACTGTTCATCGGTGATCTCCGTCCTGGCGACCACGCCCGTGTACTGGAGATCACCGGAGGCAAAATCATGCAGCAGCGTCTGGGCATGCTGGGTATCCGCCGCGACACTCTTGTCCGCGTGGTGCATGGACCTGGCAAACGCGGCGCGGTCTTACAGGTGGGCGGCGCACGCGTCGCCCTGGGCTGGGGAGTCATCCAGCGTGTCCGCGTAGCCATCATCCCCACCGAAAGCCCCCATACCGGAGAAAAAACATGA